CTTCGCGGACCGCCGCGCGGCTGTCGCGCGCGACCTCGACCGGCACGCCGAGGGCGCCGCGCATCCGTAGGGCGAAGGCCTGGGCGCGGGCCGGGTCGCGCCCGACGACGGCGACCGACTCGACCGGCAGGATGGCGTTCAGACAGCGGAGCTGAAACTCGGCCTGGAATCCCGCGCCGAAGCAGGCGACGCGCCGGGAATCCGACCGCGCGAGATGCTTCGCGGCGACAGCCGAGGCCGCGCCCGTGCGGATGGCGGTGAGGAAGCCCGCCTCCATGAAGGCAAGCGGCGCGCCGGTCTCCGGATCACTGAGCAGGTATGAGGCGTGGAGCGTCGGGAGCCCGCGCTTGCGGTTGCCCTCGACGACGCTGACGAGCTTCGCGCCGAGCGCGTGGGCCTTGGGCAGCGCTGAGATCATGCCGAGGAACACCCCGCCCTTCGCCATGGGCAGGACGGCGCGGGGCAGGGCGGGGGCGCGGCCTGCCGCCGCCTCGCGGAATGCCGACTCGACAGCAATGATGACGGTCGCCGGCTCGAGCACGCGCTCGAGGTCGGCGCGCGTGAGGACGAGCATCAGGCGGCCGTCGCCGCCGCCCGCTTGATCATGCGCTTGATCGTTGCCTCGAGGACCAGCTCGCCGCGATGGTTCAGCACCTCGTGCTTGTAGGTGACGATGCCGCGGTCCGCCTTCTTGGTCTCGCGCTTGTCGGTGATCACCACGCGGACGTGCAGCGTGTCGCCCACCAGCACCGGCGACACGATCCTAATCTCGCTGCCGAGGTACGACATGCCGGTGCCGTGGATCAGCCCCGTCTGCATGACCAGCCCCTCGGAGAGGCAGAAGGTGAAGGCGCCGGGCGCCGGCTTGCCCTTGAACACGGAGGCCGTCGCGACGTACTCCATGTCGTAAAAGAGCGGCTCGTTGAAGCCGCAGAGGTTGACGAAGGCGCAGATGTCGGCCTCCGTCACCGTCCGCCCCAACGTGTCGTATGCCGCCCCGATCTCATGCTGCTCGTACGTCAGCCCCTGCGTGATCATTGGTCTCAGGCCTCCCCCAAGTATGCCCTGCGGACTTCGGGATTGTCGGCGAGGTCGCGGGCGGAGCCCTCGAGGACCAGGTTGCCGGTCTCGAGGACGTAGCCGCGGCCGGCGATCGAGAGCGCCATGGCCGCGTTCTGCTCGACGAGCAGGATGGTCACGCCCTGCCGGTTGATGGTCTGCACGGTCTCGAAGATCTGCTCGACGAGGACGGGCGCGAGCCCCATGGAGGGTTCATCGAGTAGCAGGAGTCTGGGCTTGGCCATGAGGGCGCGGCCGATGGCCAGCATCTGCTGCTCGCCGCCGGAGAGCGTGCCCGCGACCTGGGTGCGCCGCTCCTTGAGCCGCGGGAAGGTCGAAAAGACCCTGTCGATGTCCTCCGGTACGCCGGGATCGGAGCGCGTGAAGGCGCCCATCTCGAGGTTCTCCAGCACGCTCAAGCGGTTGAAGATGCGCCGGCCTTCGGGCACGTGGGTGATGCCGCGGCGCACGATGGCGTGCGAGGCCACGCCGACGAGCGAGCCGCCCTCGAAGACGACGTCTCCCTGGCGCGCGGCGAGGAGCCCTGAGATGGCCCGGAGCGTGGTCGTCTTGCCCGCGCCGTTGTTGCCGAGGAGGGCGACGACCTCGCCTTCCGCCACGCCGAAGGACACGCCCTTGAGCGCCCGGATCTCGCCGTAGGACACGTGGAGGTCCCGCACCTCAAGCACTGCCGGCCTCCGCCCGCGGCGTCCACTTCCGCCGGCCGAGGTAGGCTTCGATCACGCGCGGGTCCTTCTGGACTTCGGCGGCGCGCCCCTCGGCGATCTTCTCGCCGTAGTCGAGCACCGTGACGTG
This genomic window from Candidatus Methylomirabilota bacterium contains:
- a CDS encoding ornithine cyclodeaminase, which translates into the protein MLVLTRADLERVLEPATVIIAVESAFREAAAGRAPALPRAVLPMAKGGVFLGMISALPKAHALGAKLVSVVEGNRKRGLPTLHASYLLSDPETGAPLAFMEAGFLTAIRTGAASAVAAKHLARSDSRRVACFGAGFQAEFQLRCLNAILPVESVAVVGRDPARAQAFALRMRGALGVPVEVARDSRAAVRE
- a CDS encoding MaoC/PaaZ C-terminal domain-containing protein is translated as MITQGLTYEQHEIGAAYDTLGRTVTEADICAFVNLCGFNEPLFYDMEYVATASVFKGKPAPGAFTFCLSEGLVMQTGLIHGTGMSYLGSEIRIVSPVLVGDTLHVRVVITDKRETKKADRGIVTYKHEVLNHRGELVLEATIKRMIKRAAATAA
- a CDS encoding ABC transporter ATP-binding protein, encoding MLEVRDLHVSYGEIRALKGVSFGVAEGEVVALLGNNGAGKTTTLRAISGLLAARQGDVVFEGGSLVGVASHAIVRRGITHVPEGRRIFNRLSVLENLEMGAFTRSDPGVPEDIDRVFSTFPRLKERRTQVAGTLSGGEQQMLAIGRALMAKPRLLLLDEPSMGLAPVLVEQIFETVQTINRQGVTILLVEQNAAMALSIAGRGYVLETGNLVLEGSARDLADNPEVRRAYLGEA